In one Neobacillus sp. CF12 genomic region, the following are encoded:
- a CDS encoding SOS response-associated peptidase, producing the protein MCGRFTLTAPVDQLMDRFDVEFFLQEEEYLPSYNVAPSQSVLAVINNGAHNKMGFLRWGLIPPWAKDISIGYKMINARAETLTEKPSFRNAYKKKRCLIVADSFYEWKRIDSKTKTPMRIKLKSDELFAMAGLWESWKSPEGKSIFSCSVITTQPNELVQDIHDRMPVILKPEDEKFWLDSSITDTRKLQHLLKPLDQRLMEVYEVSPLVNSPKNNSIELIQKIC; encoded by the coding sequence ATGTGTGGACGTTTTACGCTGACTGCACCTGTTGATCAGTTGATGGATCGGTTTGATGTGGAGTTTTTTCTTCAGGAGGAGGAGTATTTGCCTAGTTATAATGTGGCTCCCTCGCAATCGGTCTTAGCGGTGATTAATAATGGTGCGCATAATAAGATGGGGTTTTTACGATGGGGGTTAATTCCGCCCTGGGCAAAGGATATCTCAATTGGTTATAAAATGATAAACGCTCGTGCCGAGACGTTAACAGAGAAACCTAGCTTTCGAAATGCCTATAAGAAAAAACGTTGTTTGATCGTAGCTGATAGTTTTTATGAATGGAAACGAATCGATAGTAAAACCAAAACGCCGATGAGGATTAAACTAAAGTCAGATGAATTGTTTGCCATGGCTGGTCTCTGGGAGAGCTGGAAGTCGCCTGAAGGAAAATCGATTTTTTCATGCTCAGTCATTACAACCCAACCTAATGAACTAGTTCAAGATATCCACGACCGTATGCCAGTAATATTAAAACCAGAAGATGAAAAGTTTTGGCTTGATTCTTCCATTACAGACACAAGGAAACTCCAGCATTTACTTAAGCCACTGGATCAGCGTTTAATGGAAGTCTACGAAGTGAGTCCTCTGGTGAACTCTCCAAAAAATAATTCGATTGAACTCATCCAAAAAATCTGCTAA
- a CDS encoding IPT/TIG domain protein, whose amino-acid sequence MLPRGSRRKRKKPSTLKSVFLLAITIVLIVSSGIWGDSGAKAEYVVPIEDIPKLTKVGPIGDYGYPVWYKDSKGKRLELCLEGSNPLCGFVAGDFPTDPNLNVENGNFPGEAFYQLASASIALPSGGDADAVFALEAAWANEIVNDGDQIVFGRVRFRVDDLITDREYTITHPYGVDKIVATAEDEDNPQVGEIRFVEDIGINGGFEGARTSRIGTFLEWDTGAPTGYVGDPNVDHKIKNGYFNGTEEQNYFRIQGPGINSTCNTSSGTIQNCIQTDLFSLMGKEATTSGVDAMRATYSQDTAGSGTIDVFAFTEEDKAYKIDVDVNGDKISDKTLTGTAGKYFGRVGFTGTLPNSITVTNSTDNPVSVKTVTPVDHITGTAKYDTNSETLFITASSSDKLNKPKLTAAGFGDIPASGTLVINKPAYIPPTITITSAANGREVLPVNVTADPALANAGVAQTVKQGSVVTLDGSASSNAKDFAWVQVSGPTVTLNGANTAAPSFVFPTNQTVPVSFKLTVTGFNGEVSTNESIVTITPAPDNVAISSAVFTTSNSTITVIGKSDVGGVTVTVYRGNQTNPKAELLGKATANSTGSWTFKKALTKPMVAGEIITIESSSGGTHTKTVSISTR is encoded by the coding sequence ATGCTGCCAAGGGGAAGTAGAAGAAAGAGAAAGAAGCCCTCAACGTTAAAAAGTGTTTTTCTATTAGCAATAACGATTGTATTAATCGTTAGTAGTGGAATTTGGGGAGATAGTGGGGCAAAAGCGGAATATGTTGTACCAATTGAAGATATTCCAAAACTGACAAAAGTCGGTCCAATCGGGGATTATGGTTATCCTGTATGGTATAAAGATTCAAAAGGTAAAAGGTTGGAGCTATGTTTAGAAGGATCTAATCCTCTCTGTGGTTTTGTAGCAGGGGATTTTCCAACAGACCCTAACTTAAATGTAGAGAATGGTAACTTCCCAGGAGAAGCTTTTTATCAGTTAGCAAGTGCTTCAATCGCTCTGCCATCTGGGGGAGATGCGGATGCCGTCTTCGCTCTTGAGGCTGCATGGGCAAATGAAATTGTCAATGATGGCGACCAAATAGTATTCGGCCGGGTCCGGTTTCGAGTTGACGACCTAATAACAGATCGAGAGTATACAATCACACATCCTTATGGTGTCGATAAGATTGTTGCTACTGCAGAGGATGAAGATAATCCTCAAGTAGGCGAAATCAGATTTGTTGAAGATATTGGAATAAATGGCGGCTTCGAAGGGGCTAGAACGAGCCGTATTGGGACTTTTCTTGAATGGGATACTGGAGCGCCTACTGGGTATGTCGGAGACCCGAATGTTGACCATAAAATAAAGAATGGATATTTTAACGGTACAGAGGAACAAAACTATTTTAGGATTCAAGGACCTGGTATTAATAGTACTTGTAATACAAGTTCAGGTACAATTCAGAATTGTATCCAAACGGATTTATTCAGTCTAATGGGGAAAGAAGCAACAACTTCTGGTGTTGATGCTATGAGAGCTACATACAGCCAAGATACTGCTGGTAGTGGGACAATTGATGTATTTGCTTTTACAGAAGAAGATAAAGCCTATAAAATTGATGTGGATGTAAATGGTGACAAAATCAGTGATAAGACATTGACGGGAACAGCTGGAAAATACTTTGGCCGAGTTGGATTTACGGGTACATTACCGAACTCAATAACCGTCACTAATTCAACCGATAATCCAGTTAGTGTCAAAACCGTTACGCCGGTCGACCACATAACAGGAACTGCCAAGTATGATACAAATTCCGAGACTCTCTTTATTACAGCGTCTTCTAGTGATAAATTAAATAAACCAAAACTCACGGCAGCAGGTTTTGGCGATATTCCTGCTTCAGGAACATTAGTGATTAATAAGCCGGCGTATATTCCGCCAACTATTACCATAACTTCAGCAGCTAATGGCAGGGAAGTTCTGCCAGTAAACGTTACGGCAGATCCAGCATTGGCAAATGCGGGCGTTGCTCAAACGGTAAAACAGGGCTCGGTGGTAACCTTGGACGGAAGCGCATCCAGCAATGCGAAGGATTTCGCTTGGGTACAGGTAAGTGGTCCTACCGTTACACTTAATGGTGCAAACACGGCTGCCCCATCTTTTGTGTTCCCAACAAATCAAACGGTTCCAGTCAGTTTTAAATTAACCGTTACTGGTTTTAATGGTGAAGTCTCGACAAATGAATCAATTGTTACGATTACACCTGCTCCAGATAATGTTGCTATTTCATCTGCTGTTTTCACAACTAGCAATTCCACAATAACAGTGATTGGTAAAAGTGATGTAGGTGGAGTGACGGTCACGGTTTATAGAGGAAATCAGACCAATCCAAAAGCTGAATTGCTTGGAAAAGCAACGGCCAACAGTACCGGAAGTTGGACGTTCAAAAAGGCTTTAACGAAACCGATGGTTGCAGGGGAAATCATTACAATTGAATCAAGTTCTGGTGGAACACACACTAAGACGGTTAGTATTAGTACCAGATAG
- a CDS encoding TetR/AcrR family transcriptional regulator — protein sequence MSDRDDQLVGEFPLIPKQERAQLKRDLLLKSGHALFILKGYEHTTAKEIAAHAGVATGTFYRYFSDKRQLLMSLLEDQIEMLMPPEPKWGGSDPESTLAALLESHDKRLKEMGLQRLLPELLAKDTEFAQVLASGKRKIFTRILTGLKLAYDKGITWKDLDLNTVTWSLMTLAEHAPEKMKQCGIQTDYHEVAKVICRLIFPPEVIKKLRSDETLPEEE from the coding sequence ATGTCAGACCGAGATGATCAGCTGGTGGGTGAGTTCCCATTAATTCCAAAGCAGGAACGTGCGCAGCTAAAAAGAGATTTATTATTAAAAAGTGGTCATGCTTTATTTATCTTGAAGGGGTACGAGCATACAACTGCAAAGGAAATTGCTGCTCATGCAGGGGTAGCAACAGGAACTTTTTATCGCTACTTTTCGGATAAACGACAGTTATTAATGTCTTTGTTAGAGGATCAAATTGAGATGTTAATGCCGCCTGAACCAAAATGGGGAGGGTCAGATCCAGAAAGTACGTTGGCTGCCCTATTAGAATCCCATGATAAACGCCTAAAAGAAATGGGCTTGCAGCGACTGCTTCCCGAATTACTTGCTAAGGATACAGAGTTTGCACAAGTCTTAGCATCTGGAAAACGAAAGATTTTTACTAGAATCCTTACTGGACTAAAGTTGGCCTATGATAAGGGAATAACCTGGAAAGATTTAGATTTAAATACTGTTACCTGGTCGTTGATGACCTTGGCAGAACATGCACCGGAGAAAATGAAACAATGTGGGATTCAAACGGATTACCATGAAGTAGCTAAAGTGATTTGCCGATTAATTTTTCCACCAGAAGTAATCAAAAAATTACGCAGTGATGAAACTTTACCAGAAGAAGAGTAA
- a CDS encoding MFS transporter yields MSRLTKQEKSWVFYDWANSAYSILITTAIFPLYFKAAANSAGLAGSTSTAYLGYANSFGTLLVSICAPILGTIGDFRGLKKRLFTFFVILGIAFTAMLAVVPSNQWLILLICYIVTVIGFGGANIFYDAFLVDVTSEERMNKISARGFAMGYIGSTIPFIIGIALILLSQQGILPLSVTISTQIAFAITAIWWGTFTIPMLKNVEQVYYVEKVAKPISTSFKKVFQTLKRIKAYKPLFLFLIAYFFYIDGVHTIITMSTAYGTDLGISSTNLLIILFATQVIAAPFAMLYGKLADRFTGKRMLLVGIFIYIIICIYAYFMKTTLDFWILAMLVGSSQGGIQALSRSYFAKLVPKENANEFFGFYNIFYKFASILGPALVGVTAQITGNTNAGVFSLVILFILGGAVLLRVPETTEKIQVNNQ; encoded by the coding sequence ATGAGTCGATTGACGAAGCAAGAAAAAAGCTGGGTTTTTTATGATTGGGCAAATTCTGCTTACTCGATATTAATTACAACAGCTATCTTTCCCTTATATTTTAAAGCGGCAGCAAATAGTGCAGGTCTTGCTGGATCAACCTCAACAGCTTACTTAGGTTACGCGAATTCCTTTGGAACTCTGCTTGTTTCCATTTGTGCACCGATCTTAGGAACCATAGGCGATTTTCGGGGGTTAAAAAAGAGATTATTCACCTTTTTTGTGATTCTGGGTATTGCCTTTACGGCAATGCTGGCCGTAGTCCCGAGTAACCAATGGCTGATCCTCTTAATCTGTTATATTGTTACTGTTATTGGGTTTGGGGGCGCGAATATTTTTTATGACGCCTTTTTAGTAGATGTTACAAGTGAAGAACGAATGAATAAGATATCGGCACGCGGTTTTGCAATGGGCTATATCGGAAGTACAATCCCTTTTATTATCGGCATTGCTCTTATACTATTATCACAACAAGGGATTCTGCCTTTATCCGTTACCATCTCTACACAAATTGCCTTTGCCATCACAGCAATCTGGTGGGGAACCTTCACCATTCCGATGTTAAAAAATGTTGAACAAGTTTATTACGTAGAAAAAGTGGCAAAACCCATTTCTACCAGTTTTAAGAAAGTTTTTCAAACCCTTAAACGAATTAAAGCCTATAAACCTTTGTTTCTTTTCCTTATTGCTTATTTCTTTTACATTGATGGGGTCCATACGATTATTACTATGTCTACTGCCTATGGAACCGATCTTGGTATATCATCTACAAACCTGTTAATCATCCTATTTGCCACCCAAGTGATTGCAGCTCCATTTGCTATGCTGTACGGAAAACTGGCAGATCGATTCACTGGAAAACGGATGTTATTAGTTGGTATCTTTATCTATATTATTATCTGTATCTATGCTTATTTCATGAAAACAACCTTAGATTTTTGGATATTAGCAATGCTAGTCGGGTCCTCCCAAGGTGGGATTCAGGCTCTTAGCCGTTCCTACTTTGCCAAGTTGGTACCCAAAGAAAATGCAAATGAGTTCTTTGGTTTTTATAATATCTTTTATAAATTCGCCTCAATCCTTGGTCCTGCTTTGGTCGGTGTAACAGCCCAAATTACGGGTAATACAAACGCCGGTGTATTTAGCTTAGTTATTTTATTTATTCTTGGCGGCGCCGTTTTACTGCGTGTTCCAGAAACGACGGAGAAAATACAGGTAAATAATCAATAA
- a CDS encoding ectonucleotide pyrophosphatase/phosphodiesterase codes for MGRLTNHLIVISFDCLSALDFPLLKTLPHFRTILEDGAYVEKVETIYPSVTYPCHTTIVTGNYPNRHGIINNTLLQPGRTSPDWNWFRSSINGTTLYDEAKQANLTTAALLWPVTGKANIDYNLPEIFPNRPWQNQVLVSLRNGSPRYQWDLNQRFGHIRKGLNQPELDDFVLESTLHTIKTKKPNLMLVHFTDLDTQRHDYGFSSNEAFAAIERHNDRLGKIIASLKEIGIYENSTIVVLGDHSALNENKALNLNVLFHNHKLITTNAKGKINNWKSYCKSCDGSAYIYVNDKNDLDTCNIVKKLLESLLTDPSSGIERILTAEEAALKGADGSCTFMIEAQKGYYFLEDYQGDYLKNITREDVLADKKYTLACHGYSPEKPDYSTIFMAAGKGIRSKTMVPQARLIDEGPTLARLLGVDLGDTDGKIIDELLTV; via the coding sequence ATGGGTCGTCTTACGAATCATTTAATTGTCATTTCTTTTGATTGTCTGTCAGCATTGGATTTTCCTCTGCTGAAAACACTGCCTCACTTTAGGACAATCCTCGAAGATGGCGCATATGTGGAGAAGGTAGAAACCATTTATCCGTCGGTTACCTACCCTTGTCATACGACCATTGTGACCGGAAACTATCCAAACCGACATGGAATCATTAATAACACCCTTCTGCAGCCAGGAAGAACTTCACCAGACTGGAACTGGTTTAGGAGTTCAATAAACGGAACAACTTTGTATGATGAAGCAAAACAGGCAAATTTGACAACTGCTGCCTTACTCTGGCCGGTTACAGGTAAGGCAAACATTGATTACAATTTGCCTGAAATCTTTCCAAATCGCCCTTGGCAAAATCAAGTCCTCGTTTCATTAAGGAACGGGAGTCCCCGTTATCAATGGGACTTGAACCAACGATTTGGTCATATTCGCAAAGGGTTAAATCAGCCTGAATTAGATGACTTTGTATTAGAATCTACTCTACATACCATTAAAACAAAAAAGCCAAATTTAATGCTCGTACACTTCACTGACTTGGATACCCAGCGCCATGACTATGGTTTTTCATCAAATGAAGCCTTTGCCGCTATCGAGCGGCATAATGACCGTCTTGGGAAAATTATTGCTTCCTTAAAAGAGATCGGAATCTATGAAAATTCTACCATCGTCGTTTTAGGGGATCATAGCGCATTAAATGAGAACAAAGCCCTAAACCTTAATGTACTTTTCCATAACCACAAGCTTATTACAACCAATGCCAAAGGCAAGATAAATAATTGGAAGTCCTATTGTAAAAGTTGTGACGGGTCCGCATATATTTATGTAAATGACAAAAATGACTTAGATACGTGTAACATAGTAAAAAAATTGTTAGAAAGTTTACTTACCGACCCCAGCTCTGGTATAGAAAGAATACTTACGGCTGAAGAAGCAGCCTTAAAGGGGGCAGATGGTTCCTGTACCTTTATGATTGAAGCTCAAAAAGGTTATTACTTTTTAGAAGATTATCAGGGGGATTATCTGAAAAATATTACCCGAGAGGATGTTTTAGCAGATAAAAAATATACCCTGGCCTGTCATGGTTACTCTCCGGAAAAGCCTGATTATTCAACCATTTTTATGGCGGCGGGTAAAGGTATTCGTTCAAAAACAATGGTTCCTCAGGCTCGTCTCATTGACGAAGGTCCGACATTGGCAAGGCTTTTAGGTGTGGATTTAGGTGACACAGATGGGAAAATTATCGATGAGCTTTTAACCGTTTAG
- a CDS encoding protein-glutamine gamma-glutamyltransferase has product MISLNGVIVKLEDLNKAITNSEQKAIIKQMVGYNTIYYYESLQQLKFELTFRVNTLKAATALDNSGAKFTTFTYSFPNKKYWYRLPNGGFLLREGFNPSEAIEDIVKNGKLYAFECSTAIAIVLYIATLYTIGPRAFNTYFRRLYLMDWQFDEDLPIYTRDGEDFLIGDVLHFKNPDFDPKQPWWRAENVIYYGDDKFYGHGIGIRDSKTIINFLNGKRRENSTESAYLMRMITRPNYKTIYLLR; this is encoded by the coding sequence ATGATTAGTTTAAATGGTGTGATTGTAAAGCTTGAGGACCTGAATAAAGCCATAACAAATAGCGAGCAGAAGGCGATAATTAAACAAATGGTAGGTTACAATACCATTTATTACTATGAATCCTTACAACAATTGAAGTTTGAATTAACATTCAGAGTGAATACGTTAAAAGCAGCAACAGCATTAGACAATAGTGGGGCAAAATTTACTACCTTTACTTATTCCTTTCCTAACAAAAAATATTGGTATCGGTTACCAAACGGAGGTTTTCTTTTACGGGAAGGGTTCAATCCTTCGGAAGCGATTGAAGATATTGTGAAAAATGGAAAGCTTTATGCCTTTGAATGTTCTACAGCCATCGCAATTGTACTGTACATTGCTACCCTCTATACCATTGGACCAAGGGCATTTAATACGTACTTTAGAAGACTTTATCTCATGGATTGGCAATTTGATGAAGATCTCCCTATTTATACAAGAGATGGAGAAGATTTTCTTATCGGTGATGTTCTACACTTTAAGAATCCAGACTTTGATCCGAAACAGCCGTGGTGGAGGGCTGAAAATGTAATATATTATGGTGATGACAAATTTTATGGGCATGGAATTGGAATAAGAGATTCCAAAACAATTATTAACTTTTTAAATGGAAAGAGAAGAGAGAACTCTACGGAATCGGCCTATCTTATGCGAATGATTACACGACCAAATTATAAAACAATCTACTTGCTACGATAA
- a CDS encoding metal-sensitive transcriptional regulator, producing MSIDHVNEEEVNDETCCGTEGSHRKSHHSDKVKSNLVTRLNRIEGQIRGIKGLIEKDTYCDDVITQISATQSALNSVAKILLEGHLKTCVLERIQEGDEEVLDEVLVTIHKLMKK from the coding sequence ATGTCTATTGACCATGTAAATGAAGAAGAAGTGAATGATGAAACATGCTGCGGGACTGAGGGCAGCCACCGAAAAAGCCATCATTCGGATAAGGTGAAAAGTAATCTAGTTACAAGACTCAATCGAATCGAAGGGCAAATTCGTGGGATTAAGGGCTTGATTGAAAAGGATACCTATTGTGATGATGTGATAACGCAAATATCAGCAACCCAATCTGCTCTTAATAGCGTTGCAAAAATCTTATTAGAGGGACACCTAAAAACATGTGTTCTCGAAAGAATTCAAGAAGGGGACGAGGAAGTTTTAGATGAGGTTCTCGTTACCATTCACAAACTAATGAAGAAATAA
- a CDS encoding GTP pyrophosphokinase family protein, whose product MEKTFDMKDLKAIKIELTRFMMAYKFALDEMTTKINILKDEFNYIHDYNPIEHVKSRLKSPESIFKKVHRKGLEYNLESIKESIKDIAGMRITCSFISDIYEISRMIANQKDIRILEYKDYIKNPKANGYQSLHMIVEIPIFMSDREELTCVEIQIRTIAMDFWASLEHKIYYKYNKEVPQKMLDELKETAEMATLLDKKMENLHKEMDKMKRADEAEEMLLPVGIGDNKFKLLETFMEEKLGIK is encoded by the coding sequence ATGGAAAAGACCTTTGATATGAAGGATTTAAAAGCAATCAAAATTGAACTGACTCGTTTTATGATGGCCTATAAATTTGCTTTAGATGAAATGACAACAAAAATCAATATACTTAAAGATGAGTTTAATTATATTCATGACTATAATCCAATAGAACACGTAAAATCACGTTTAAAATCACCGGAAAGTATTTTTAAGAAAGTTCATCGAAAAGGGCTAGAATACAACCTAGAAAGCATTAAGGAAAGTATTAAAGATATTGCTGGTATGAGAATAACCTGTTCTTTCATTTCCGATATTTATGAAATTAGCAGAATGATTGCAAATCAAAAAGACATTCGGATTTTAGAATATAAGGATTATATAAAAAATCCAAAGGCGAATGGTTATCAAAGCTTGCATATGATTGTGGAAATACCGATCTTCATGTCCGACCGTGAGGAATTAACTTGCGTTGAGATTCAAATTCGTACCATTGCGATGGATTTTTGGGCAAGTTTAGAACATAAAATTTATTATAAATATAATAAAGAAGTTCCTCAAAAAATGCTTGATGAATTAAAAGAAACAGCAGAAATGGCTACATTGTTGGACAAAAAGATGGAAAATCTCCATAAAGAAATGGACAAAATGAAACGAGCGGACGAGGCAGAAGAGATGCTTCTGCCTGTTGGCATTGGAGACAACAAATTCAAATTATTAGAGACATTTATGGAAGAAAAACTCGGGATCAAGTAA
- a CDS encoding flavodoxin domain-containing protein has translation MKTLIVYCSSHGTTEKAVQLLSEWMEGEVLAVDLKKDKIAFDVSDYEFVIIGGSIHAGSIQGKIKSFISRHYDELLTKKLGLFLCCWHDGETAIEQFDLAYPQGLRKVSIANGIFGGEFLVSKMNFLERQIVKKVSGVTEDTSNLDSTAIMTFVMKINATLTHV, from the coding sequence ATGAAGACATTGATTGTTTATTGCTCATCTCATGGTACAACCGAAAAAGCTGTCCAATTACTGAGTGAGTGGATGGAAGGAGAAGTCTTAGCAGTTGATTTGAAAAAGGATAAAATTGCTTTTGATGTAAGTGATTATGAGTTCGTAATTATCGGCGGATCGATCCATGCCGGCAGTATTCAAGGAAAAATAAAGAGCTTTATTAGCAGGCATTATGATGAACTTTTAACGAAAAAACTGGGTCTTTTTCTCTGCTGCTGGCATGATGGAGAAACGGCAATTGAGCAATTCGATTTGGCTTATCCACAAGGATTAAGAAAAGTGTCAATTGCAAACGGTATTTTTGGCGGAGAATTCCTGGTTAGTAAAATGAACTTCCTAGAAAGGCAGATTGTTAAAAAGGTAAGTGGGGTTACGGAGGATACATCCAATTTAGATTCGACTGCGATTATGACGTTTGTCATGAAGATTAATGCAACATTGACTCACGTATAA
- a CDS encoding ATP-grasp domain-containing protein: MRIWFNRWFTTVTHFMELIRRNDEGRKFEIIGTHSNKDALYLQYCDFAFTEPAISGDEYIEFCLEFCRKHKIDIFIPRKENVRISKRLADFESIGVKVLVCPDSELMETLDNKAAAYHSIMDREENGAELVSIPDFYVVNNINDFKTAYQCLRDKGHKVCFKPVVGEGATGFRVIEDKIESIDTLFRRASSRRLPYHYACEILSQQEVFPDLMVLEYLEGPEFSIDCVASNERLYAAIPRMKGDGRIREIIDHHELIQLAHRFHQQYQIPYIFNIQVKYNQGVPKLLEINPRMSGGMHFSCLTGLNLPYLALKLLLGEEIGQLKPRFGIRASHLEKEMVLDKDLFA; encoded by the coding sequence ATGAGGATTTGGTTTAATAGGTGGTTTACGACGGTTACGCATTTTATGGAGTTGATTCGTAGAAATGATGAGGGGCGCAAGTTTGAGATTATTGGCACTCATTCAAATAAGGATGCTCTCTACTTGCAGTATTGTGATTTTGCCTTTACAGAACCCGCCATTTCTGGTGATGAATATATTGAGTTTTGCCTAGAGTTTTGTCGGAAGCATAAGATTGATATTTTCATCCCAAGAAAAGAAAACGTCCGTATATCAAAAAGGCTGGCGGATTTTGAGTCGATCGGTGTGAAGGTGTTGGTATGTCCAGATTCGGAATTGATGGAGACCTTGGATAATAAAGCAGCTGCCTATCATTCCATTATGGACAGAGAAGAGAATGGAGCAGAACTTGTATCAATACCTGATTTTTATGTTGTAAACAACATTAACGATTTCAAAACCGCGTATCAATGTTTGCGGGATAAAGGACATAAAGTGTGTTTTAAACCAGTTGTAGGTGAAGGCGCAACTGGATTTCGCGTTATTGAGGATAAGATTGAAAGTATTGATACGTTATTTAGGAGGGCAAGCAGCCGCCGACTCCCATACCATTACGCGTGTGAAATTTTAAGTCAGCAAGAGGTTTTTCCAGATTTAATGGTGCTAGAATATTTAGAGGGTCCGGAATTTAGCATTGACTGTGTTGCATCGAATGAAAGGTTATATGCGGCGATACCAAGGATGAAAGGGGACGGAAGAATAAGAGAAATTATAGATCATCATGAACTTATTCAACTGGCACATCGTTTTCACCAGCAGTATCAAATACCATATATCTTTAATATTCAGGTAAAATATAATCAGGGTGTACCGAAGTTACTTGAAATAAATCCCCGAATGAGCGGCGGAATGCATTTTAGTTGCTTAACAGGTCTAAACCTTCCATACCTGGCGCTTAAACTTTTGTTAGGTGAAGAAATTGGTCAATTAAAGCCTAGATTTGGAATTCGAGCAAGTCATCTTGAGAAAGAAATGGTTCTCGATAAGGATCTTTTTGCCTAA